One stretch of Tepidibacter hydrothermalis DNA includes these proteins:
- a CDS encoding threonine aldolase family protein, translated as MYSFKNDYSEGAHTKILNALIKTNMTQTEGYGYDCHTQNAVSKIKNLVHNQNIDVHLISGGTQTNLTAIGAFLRPHEACVSANTGHIAVNETGAIEYTGHKVITIDSNDGKIVPEKIKEILNSPLNEHVVKPKLVYISNPTELGTIYTKEELKNLSEFCKSNNLILYADGARLGCAICAKEGDLTLSDMCNFTDAFFIGGTKNGALLGEALVIKKESLKEDFRYHIKQKGALLAKGKLLGIQFEELFTANLYFELAKHANEMAYLLSEGLKEANCKFLIDSPTNQIFPILENKIIERLEKKFNFYTWKKIDDNNSAIRLVTSWATKKEAVLEFINELKK; from the coding sequence ATGTATAGCTTTAAAAACGACTATAGTGAAGGTGCTCATACAAAAATTTTGAACGCTTTAATAAAAACAAATATGACACAAACAGAAGGGTATGGATATGATTGTCATACCCAAAATGCAGTTTCTAAAATAAAAAATTTAGTACATAATCAAAATATTGATGTTCATCTTATATCTGGAGGAACTCAAACAAATCTTACCGCAATTGGAGCTTTTTTAAGACCGCATGAAGCTTGTGTATCTGCTAATACAGGTCATATTGCAGTTAACGAAACTGGAGCAATTGAGTATACAGGACACAAAGTAATTACAATAGATTCAAATGATGGAAAAATAGTTCCCGAGAAAATCAAGGAAATATTAAATTCTCCTTTAAATGAACATGTTGTAAAGCCAAAACTTGTATATATTTCTAACCCAACAGAACTAGGTACAATATATACAAAGGAAGAACTTAAAAATCTTAGTGAATTTTGTAAGTCTAATAACCTTATATTATATGCAGATGGTGCAAGATTAGGTTGTGCTATTTGTGCTAAAGAAGGAGATTTAACTTTATCTGATATGTGTAATTTTACAGATGCATTTTTTATTGGTGGAACTAAAAACGGAGCACTTCTTGGTGAAGCCTTAGTAATAAAAAAAGAAAGTTTAAAAGAAGACTTTAGATACCATATAAAACAAAAAGGAGCATTACTTGCCAAAGGAAAACTTCTAGGCATACAGTTTGAAGAATTATTTACCGCCAACCTTTATTTTGAACTTGCAAAACATGCTAATGAAATGGCATATCTTTTGAGTGAAGGTTTAAAAGAAGCCAATTGTAAGTTTTTAATAGACTCTCCAACTAATCAAATTTTTCCTATCTTAGAAAATAAAATAATCGAAAGATTAGAGAAAAAGTTTAATTTTTACACTTGGAAAAAAATAGATGATAATAATTCTGCTATTAGATTAGTTACCTCATGGGCCACTAAAAAAGAAGCCGTCCTTGAATTCATAAACGAATTAAAAAAATAG
- a CDS encoding bleomycin resistance protein yields the protein MFKFNGLIPEMSVLNIEKSLHFYLNILLFKLEYERKEDKFALISLNNSQIMIEEINGYWETGELSYPFGRGINFQIEVDNIYALYKNIKKHDYPIKIDIEENWYRADDKLVGQKEFLVMDPDGYLLRFAQDLGEREYNVQNSQP from the coding sequence ATGTTTAAATTTAATGGATTAATACCAGAAATGTCTGTTTTGAATATAGAGAAAAGCCTGCATTTTTATTTGAATATTCTTTTGTTTAAATTAGAGTATGAGAGAAAAGAAGACAAGTTTGCTTTAATATCACTGAATAATTCTCAGATTATGATTGAAGAGATAAATGGATATTGGGAAACAGGAGAATTATCATATCCTTTTGGAAGGGGTATTAACTTTCAAATAGAGGTTGATAATATTTATGCATTATATAAAAATATAAAAAAACATGACTATCCTATAAAAATAGATATAGAGGAGAACTGGTATAGGGCAGATGATAAATTAGTGGGACAAAAAGAATTTTTGGTTATGGATCCTGATGGGTATTTGTTAAGGTTTGCACAGGATTTAGGTGAAAGAGAATATAATGTTCAAAATAGTCAACCTTAA